The nucleotide window TTGTCCGAGAGCTTCATCCGGTCGACCCGCAGCACCGAGAACATCCTTTCGAGGTCCAGGTCGTGTAGCACCGTGCCGTGCTGCAGGAAGACCCCCTGCCGACGGGTCTGCGCGCACCCCGAGATCTTCCTGCCACTTGCGATCACGTCGTTGATGGGGGCGAACTCCGCGTCGATGCCCAGGTCCCCCAGGGCGCTGATGACCCAGCCGCAGACCTCCCGGTACGAGGCGGTGATGTCCGACCCCATGAGGGCCTCGGGGGCGATTACGCTGTAAGTGATCTCCCCCCTGTGGTCGTGGTACACCGCCCCTCCGCCGGTGCGCCGGCGGACCACGTCCACGCCCAGCCGGGCACACTCATCCAGGTCTACCTCGTCCCGCGCTCGCTGGAACCGCCCGATGCTGACCGCCGATGGCCGCCACCCATAGAACCTTACGGTCGGGAGGGCTCCGTGACCCACCGCCTCGGCGACCGCTTCGTCGATGGCCATGTTCATGGGGGCTTGATGCTGCTCGAACGGCAGCAGGCGCCACCTCATCTCAGGGCCTCCAGGACCACCGCGGCGAGGGACCGCGCGTCGAAGCCCAAGGCGGTAATGTGCCCGTCCCCCATCGCCTCTGAGATGGCCGCGATCAGCTCCTCCTCGTCAGCGGCTACGGGAAGGCCGATCAGTACCTTCTCCAGGGAAACAATGGACTCCTCAGGATAGAGAAAGAAATCCCCCGAGACCTCGGCATCGGTGATGTGGAGGCCATCATGCTTAAGGCGGACCGCGAGGAGCTTGCCCCCGGGGACCTTGCGCCGGGCGGTTGCCTCCAACACTCACTCCTTGCCCAGCTTGATTATCTGCTCCTTGGTGGTATGCATCCCGCAGAGGGCCTTCTTGGTCCGCTCGTTGTACAGTGCCGGGACGCCCAGAGAGCCACCGCATGCCTTCTTTAGCACATCTCCATAGGAGCGCATAAGCTTGGCGTTCTCCTCCGAGTGCCAGACCTCGAGCTCGGTGATCCCTTGGCCG belongs to Methanomassiliicoccus sp. and includes:
- a CDS encoding biotin/lipoate A/B protein ligase family protein, with the translated sequence MRWRLLPFEQHQAPMNMAIDEAVAEAVGHGALPTVRFYGWRPSAVSIGRFQRARDEVDLDECARLGVDVVRRRTGGGAVYHDHRGEITYSVIAPEALMGSDITASYREVCGWVISALGDLGIDAEFAPINDVIASGRKISGCAQTRRQGVFLQHGTVLHDLDLERMFSVLRVDRMKLSDKAITEARNRVTSVRSLSGASQEALLSSLHRSFLAGKEWTEATLSTSEDARASELADSRYGDRSWTFSR
- a CDS encoding lipoate protein ligase C-terminal domain-containing protein gives rise to the protein MLEATARRKVPGGKLLAVRLKHDGLHITDAEVSGDFFLYPEESIVSLEKVLIGLPVAADEEELIAAISEAMGDGHITALGFDARSLAAVVLEALR